From a single Planctomycetia bacterium genomic region:
- a CDS encoding MlaD family protein — protein MDNPSPEVPPESPRPPETAPPAGPTPPRARIVRERRWSWAWLAPLAAAAFVAFLAYQSWQPAGPTLLIHFAEGHGLKPGDVLRHRGVVVGEVREVIIAPDLSHIDVAVDLRHEAAPIARHGSRFWIVRPRIDFAALEGLDTLIGPHYVAVLPGDGPAQMEFTGHEEAPLTERIEPGGVEVVLQATERGGLRPGAAVYYRQIRVGTILTVGLAADGSAVEARAYVRPAYRELVRERSQFWNVGGIELDAGWLSGVSLEVSTAEDLLRGGVAFATPDDGGALVVDGHRFAVAKKAEEDWHDWSPSLPLAGQVLGPSQPAPAPMRAVLTWKHNGTFRNPERRREGYVLRVPEGFLGLADLLTAPEQSFADTAQVAVAGTAYPVNGEAKRLYDSLALLPLEKNSKEKTSPWPADRIRNPTTPEDTLAFISSTGEPRPIAAARCEDQRTVWRVDPVVHIDADWHGAAVLAVRDGNLIGFLSWQEDHAEIVPLRSAAPPEKKE, from the coding sequence ATGGACAATCCTTCCCCGGAGGTTCCGCCGGAATCCCCCCGCCCGCCGGAGACCGCGCCGCCGGCGGGCCCGACGCCGCCGCGTGCGCGGATCGTTCGTGAGCGCCGCTGGAGTTGGGCCTGGTTGGCGCCGCTAGCCGCGGCGGCCTTCGTCGCGTTTTTGGCGTACCAATCCTGGCAACCGGCCGGGCCGACGCTGCTAATTCATTTCGCCGAAGGGCACGGCCTCAAGCCCGGCGATGTGTTGCGGCATCGCGGGGTCGTGGTGGGCGAAGTGCGCGAGGTGATCATTGCTCCTGACTTGAGCCACATCGACGTCGCCGTCGACCTGCGGCACGAAGCCGCGCCGATCGCGCGTCACGGCAGCCGCTTTTGGATTGTCCGGCCGCGGATTGATTTCGCGGCCTTGGAAGGCCTGGACACCCTCATCGGCCCGCATTACGTCGCGGTCTTGCCCGGCGACGGCCCCGCGCAAATGGAATTCACCGGGCACGAGGAAGCGCCGCTCACGGAACGCATTGAGCCGGGCGGCGTCGAAGTCGTTCTGCAAGCGACGGAGCGCGGCGGCTTGCGCCCCGGCGCGGCCGTTTACTATCGGCAGATTCGCGTTGGCACGATCCTAACCGTCGGACTGGCCGCGGATGGCAGCGCCGTTGAAGCACGAGCCTACGTGCGACCTGCGTACCGCGAATTGGTGCGGGAGCGATCGCAGTTCTGGAACGTGGGCGGGATTGAATTGGACGCGGGCTGGCTATCGGGCGTGTCGTTGGAGGTCTCGACCGCCGAGGATTTGCTGCGCGGCGGCGTCGCGTTCGCCACGCCTGACGACGGAGGCGCGCTCGTCGTGGACGGCCATCGTTTCGCGGTCGCCAAGAAGGCGGAAGAAGATTGGCACGATTGGTCGCCGTCGCTGCCGTTGGCAGGGCAGGTACTTGGTCCATCGCAGCCGGCGCCAGCGCCGATGCGCGCGGTGTTGACCTGGAAGCACAACGGTACTTTTCGCAATCCCGAGCGGCGGCGCGAAGGGTATGTGTTGCGCGTGCCGGAGGGCTTCCTGGGACTGGCGGATTTGCTGACCGCGCCGGAGCAGTCGTTCGCGGACACCGCCCAGGTCGCGGTCGCGGGCACGGCATATCCGGTGAACGGCGAGGCGAAGCGGCTCTACGATTCGCTGGCGCTGCTGCCGCTGGAGAAGAACAGCAAGGAAAAAACATCTCCCTGGCCAGCGGATCGGATTCGCAATCCCACGACGCCGGAAGATACGCTGGCGTTCATCAGCTCGACGGGCGAGCCGCGGCCGATCGCCGCGGCGCGTTGCGAAGATCAACGCACCGTCTGGCGCGTCGACCCCGTGGTGCATATCGACGCCGATTGGCATGGCGCGGCCGTGCTAGCGGTGCGCGACGGCAATTTGATCGGGTTTCTGAGTTGGCAAGAGGATCACGCGGAAATCGTGCCGCTCAGGAGCGCCGCGCCGCCCGAGAAGAAGGAGTAG
- a CDS encoding arylsulfatase: MKRNQLYTLAALALGAMLGWAAATERLSFSPTARAESETITSSSEATPAGQKSCCVDGAVSKNVFALASYKVQNNQAAAQPASGKKPNILVIWGDDIGTWNISHNNRGMMGYMTPNIDRIAREGVAFTDYYAQQSCTAGRAAFISGSVPVRSGMTKVGMPGAKEGWQKTDVTMATVLKSQGYATGQFGKNHQGDRDEHLPTMHGFDEFLGSLYHLNAEEEPENRDYPRDMKLPNGKTFLEQFGPRGIIKSKADGKGGQTIENLGPLTKKHMETIDDETLAAAKDFITRQSKAGQPFFCWWNGTRMHFRTHVKPEHIGISGQDEYSDGMVEHDMHVGELLKLIDELGLADNTIVQYSTDNGPHYNTWPDAGTTPFRSEKNSNWEGAFRVPCFIRWPGHFPAGTTLNGIISHEDWLPTFAAIAGAPDVKEKLLKGVELNGRTYKNHIDGHNLLDYLSGKTKESPRKSFIYVGDDGNVMSIRVGDWKATYRENRAEQLQVWREPLVHLRLPLLFNLRRDPFEKSQHNSNTYHDWMIDRAFVLVPLQAVASEFLMSMKEFPPSQKPGDWSLDTLEQQIKSMTVGGE; the protein is encoded by the coding sequence GTGAAACGAAATCAGTTATACACCCTCGCGGCGCTGGCGCTCGGCGCCATGCTCGGCTGGGCCGCGGCGACGGAGCGACTATCGTTCTCGCCGACCGCGCGGGCGGAATCGGAGACGATCACGTCGTCGTCCGAGGCGACGCCCGCCGGACAAAAGTCATGTTGTGTCGATGGCGCTGTGTCAAAGAACGTCTTCGCCCTCGCCAGTTACAAGGTTCAAAACAACCAGGCCGCCGCGCAGCCCGCGTCCGGCAAGAAGCCCAACATCCTCGTCATCTGGGGCGACGACATCGGCACCTGGAATATCAGTCACAACAACCGCGGCATGATGGGCTACATGACGCCGAACATCGATCGCATTGCCCGCGAAGGCGTCGCCTTCACCGATTATTATGCCCAGCAAAGCTGCACGGCCGGTCGCGCCGCCTTCATCAGCGGTAGCGTTCCGGTTCGCTCCGGCATGACCAAGGTCGGAATGCCTGGCGCGAAAGAAGGCTGGCAGAAGACCGACGTGACTATGGCGACCGTTTTGAAGAGCCAGGGTTACGCCACCGGCCAGTTCGGCAAGAACCACCAAGGTGATCGTGACGAACACCTGCCGACGATGCACGGGTTCGACGAATTCCTCGGCAGCCTCTATCACTTGAACGCCGAAGAAGAGCCCGAAAACCGCGACTACCCTCGCGATATGAAACTGCCGAACGGTAAGACATTCCTCGAGCAATTCGGTCCGCGCGGGATTATCAAAAGTAAAGCAGACGGCAAAGGCGGGCAAACGATTGAGAATCTGGGTCCGCTGACCAAGAAGCACATGGAGACGATTGACGATGAAACCCTGGCCGCGGCCAAGGACTTCATCACCCGTCAGTCGAAGGCCGGCCAACCCTTCTTCTGCTGGTGGAACGGCACGCGGATGCACTTCCGCACCCACGTGAAGCCCGAGCACATCGGCATTTCCGGCCAGGACGAATACAGCGACGGCATGGTCGAACACGATATGCACGTTGGCGAACTGCTCAAGTTGATCGACGAACTCGGTCTCGCCGACAACACGATCGTCCAGTACTCAACCGACAACGGCCCGCATTACAACACCTGGCCCGACGCCGGCACCACGCCGTTCCGCAGTGAAAAGAACTCCAACTGGGAAGGCGCGTTTCGCGTGCCTTGCTTTATCCGTTGGCCGGGACATTTTCCCGCCGGCACGACGCTCAACGGCATCATCTCCCACGAGGACTGGTTGCCGACGTTCGCCGCCATCGCCGGCGCTCCGGACGTGAAGGAGAAGCTGCTTAAGGGCGTGGAACTGAACGGCCGGACCTACAAGAACCACATCGACGGCCACAATCTGCTGGACTACCTCAGTGGCAAGACGAAGGAGTCGCCGCGCAAGTCGTTCATCTATGTGGGCGACGATGGCAATGTGATGTCGATCCGTGTGGGAGATTGGAAGGCGACGTACCGGGAAAACCGCGCCGAGCAATTGCAGGTATGGCGCGAGCCCCTCGTCCACTTGCGTCTACCGCTGCTGTTCAACCTGCGCCGCGACCCGTTCGAGAAGTCTCAGCACAACTCCAACACGTATCACGACTGGATGATCGATCGGGCGTTCGTACTGGTGCCTCTGCAGGCGGTCGCCAGCGAATTTCTGATGAGCATGAAGGAATTCCCGCCCAGCCAGAAGCCGGGCGACTGGAGCCTGGACACGCTTGAGCAGCAAATCAAGAGCATGACTGTCGGCGGAGAGTAG
- a CDS encoding DUF6666 family protein gives MCGKRTSPARIAVALFLGCALSGAAAPAVAQQSSRSIYAKQGQFAARTTNYSPAWRVHPKVRQPGPVARTAQQGGVRQARHQQEVLEPPFADDESGVPSFEDSAPAEEIPAAQPTLSPRATAQEPVYEVAPSYETAPQTVAPRAAPRNNGRRSPTLAPPRMENEIAPGAGRYEQLPAPRGVQRVQPDFDYEITEQYGPEEYVEEGEYYDDGMSSCPDCGQVGNYCECGPPNVCDDSWPCWHARQQWRNFRLFGGGWDIGCPWNWWDELSLSFGPHSFKGPLDQGQNGNFGFQEAVNWGGPLSHCRGIGFQLGAQGVQSNFAGDAVNGGSDDNRNQVFATAAIFARAPNNHGWQIGVAFDWLEDDYYVDVSLNQVRAELGYVTFCGSEVGAWITSSSDSTEDVDTGILYEATDMYAFYFRQCMPSGGEGRIWGGGTGDGNGLVGADFRVPLTNRWSLNGAVNYVIPQDGTGQDGLNQEAFGMTMNLVWYPFRPRTGPPCNNGPYRPLFNVADNNMFMVDRVMAGE, from the coding sequence ATGTGCGGTAAACGGACATCGCCCGCGAGAATTGCCGTCGCCCTGTTCTTAGGATGCGCGCTGAGCGGAGCGGCCGCCCCGGCGGTTGCGCAGCAGTCCAGCCGCTCAATCTACGCCAAGCAGGGGCAGTTCGCCGCGCGGACGACAAATTACTCGCCGGCCTGGCGCGTCCACCCGAAGGTGCGCCAACCAGGGCCTGTCGCGCGAACGGCGCAGCAGGGCGGTGTGCGACAAGCACGGCACCAACAGGAAGTTTTAGAGCCCCCCTTCGCCGACGACGAGTCCGGCGTGCCGTCCTTTGAGGACTCCGCCCCGGCCGAAGAAATCCCCGCGGCGCAGCCCACGCTGAGTCCTCGAGCAACGGCACAGGAACCCGTCTACGAAGTGGCGCCCTCATATGAGACAGCGCCGCAAACCGTGGCGCCTCGCGCCGCGCCGCGGAACAACGGCCGACGGTCGCCAACACTGGCGCCGCCGCGCATGGAAAACGAAATCGCCCCGGGCGCCGGGCGCTATGAGCAGCTCCCGGCGCCGCGCGGCGTCCAGCGAGTGCAGCCGGACTTCGATTACGAGATCACGGAACAATACGGCCCGGAAGAGTACGTCGAAGAGGGCGAGTATTACGACGACGGGATGTCCAGTTGTCCCGATTGCGGGCAGGTCGGCAACTACTGCGAATGCGGTCCGCCCAACGTCTGCGACGATTCCTGGCCCTGCTGGCACGCGCGTCAGCAATGGCGTAACTTCCGCTTGTTTGGGGGCGGCTGGGACATTGGCTGCCCCTGGAATTGGTGGGATGAGCTTTCGTTGTCCTTTGGCCCGCACTCCTTCAAAGGCCCGCTCGATCAGGGGCAGAACGGAAATTTCGGATTCCAAGAGGCTGTCAATTGGGGCGGTCCCCTGTCGCATTGCCGCGGCATCGGCTTTCAACTCGGTGCGCAGGGCGTCCAAAGTAACTTTGCCGGCGACGCCGTCAACGGCGGCAGCGACGACAACCGCAACCAGGTCTTTGCCACGGCCGCCATCTTTGCGCGAGCGCCGAACAATCATGGCTGGCAAATTGGCGTGGCGTTCGACTGGCTGGAAGACGACTACTACGTCGACGTCTCGCTCAACCAGGTTCGCGCGGAATTGGGCTACGTCACCTTCTGCGGCAGTGAAGTCGGCGCGTGGATCACGAGCAGTTCCGATTCGACAGAGGACGTCGACACGGGCATCCTCTACGAAGCCACGGACATGTACGCCTTCTACTTCCGGCAATGCATGCCGTCCGGCGGCGAAGGACGCATCTGGGGCGGCGGAACTGGCGACGGCAATGGGCTGGTTGGCGCTGACTTCCGCGTCCCGCTCACGAATCGCTGGTCGCTCAATGGCGCCGTGAACTACGTCATCCCACAAGACGGCACGGGCCAGGACGGGCTGAATCAAGAGGCCTTTGGCATGACGATGAACCTGGTCTGGTACCCGTTCCGCCCCCGCACCGGTCCCCCCTGCAACAACGGCCCTTATCGCCCGTTGTTCAACGTCGCGGACAACAACATGTTCATGGTCGACCGAGTCATGGCAGGCGAGTAG
- the ricT gene encoding regulatory iron-sulfur-containing complex subunit RicT encodes MPKYVVRCGVMRSLGVFASREGEHYLREARVVVRSDRGLEAGVVLCEATDEAVEHLQDPKRGQLLRAMSGDDERDLEQMHGQERNEFAICERVIAEMQLDMRLIDVEHILGGERVVVYYLSEIRVDFRELVKKLASEFQTRIEMRQIGVRDEAKLLADYGDCGKPVCCNTHLSEMPPVSMKMAKLQKATLDPTKISGRCGRLKCCLRYEYDVYEELQKDLPPVGVDIITAKGRARVLAQEILAGQLLIETEDRRRVMIPASEVLTVLSKSSNK; translated from the coding sequence ATGCCCAAATATGTGGTTCGCTGTGGGGTGATGCGCTCGTTGGGGGTCTTTGCCTCCCGCGAAGGGGAGCATTATTTGCGCGAAGCCCGGGTGGTGGTTCGCTCCGACCGTGGTCTGGAGGCCGGGGTGGTGCTGTGCGAGGCCACGGACGAAGCCGTGGAGCATTTGCAGGACCCGAAGCGCGGTCAATTGCTGCGTGCGATGAGCGGCGACGATGAGCGCGACTTGGAACAAATGCACGGCCAAGAGCGCAATGAATTCGCCATCTGCGAGCGTGTCATCGCCGAGATGCAACTCGATATGCGGCTGATCGACGTCGAGCACATCCTGGGCGGCGAGCGGGTCGTCGTCTATTACCTGTCCGAAATCCGCGTCGATTTCCGCGAACTGGTGAAGAAGTTGGCGTCGGAATTTCAGACGCGGATCGAAATGCGCCAGATTGGCGTGCGCGATGAAGCCAAATTGCTGGCGGACTACGGCGACTGCGGGAAACCGGTCTGCTGCAACACGCATCTGTCCGAAATGCCGCCGGTCAGCATGAAAATGGCGAAGCTGCAAAAAGCCACGCTCGACCCGACGAAAATCTCCGGGCGCTGCGGACGGCTGAAATGCTGCCTACGTTACGAATACGACGTTTACGAGGAATTACAGAAGGATTTGCCGCCTGTCGGGGTCGACATCATCACCGCCAAGGGCCGCGCGCGGGTGCTGGCTCAGGAAATCCTCGCAGGGCAATTGCTGATCGAGACGGAAGACCGCCGGCGGGTGATGATACCGGCTTCGGAAGTGCTCACCGTGTTGAGCAAGTCGAGTAACAAATGA
- a CDS encoding sugar transferase, which produces MSHTTFAPAARRDVLTRWVESGHPLVQPEGNESHGYRALKRALDILGAVAAIALFGPLMLLVFVALTITTRGNAIFVQERIGYCGRRFRMYKFRSMRMDAAKFQHLVSNEHSGPIFKNRRDPRITRIGRFLRSTSIDELPQLFNVLKGDMALVGPRPPIASEVINYAPWQRRRLAIQPGLTCLWQVSGRSEIGFEDWVRMDLWYSRHQNLWTDLQLIWKTPLSVLSRRGAY; this is translated from the coding sequence ATGTCACACACCACCTTTGCGCCGGCCGCCCGGCGCGACGTACTGACTCGTTGGGTCGAATCGGGACATCCGTTGGTTCAACCGGAGGGAAATGAATCTCACGGATATCGAGCGCTCAAGCGCGCCCTCGATATCCTCGGCGCCGTGGCGGCGATTGCGCTCTTCGGGCCGCTGATGCTGCTGGTGTTCGTCGCCTTGACGATCACGACCAGGGGGAATGCCATCTTCGTCCAGGAACGCATTGGCTACTGCGGCCGGCGGTTCCGCATGTACAAGTTCCGCTCGATGCGGATGGACGCGGCGAAGTTCCAGCATTTGGTGTCGAACGAGCACTCTGGGCCTATTTTCAAGAACCGTCGCGACCCGCGGATCACGCGCATCGGCCGCTTCCTTCGCTCGACCAGCATCGACGAGCTGCCGCAGTTGTTCAACGTGTTGAAGGGGGACATGGCGCTCGTGGGACCGCGCCCGCCGATCGCCAGCGAAGTCATCAACTATGCACCCTGGCAACGCCGCCGGCTGGCCATCCAGCCAGGGCTCACGTGCTTGTGGCAAGTCAGCGGCCGCAGCGAGATCGGCTTCGAAGATTGGGTGCGGATGGACCTTTGGTACTCCCGCCATCAGAACCTGTGGACCGACCTGCAGTTGATCTGGAAAACGCCGTTGAGCGTACTCTCGCGACGCGGGGCGTATTGA
- a CDS encoding transporter has product MRRALLTIAVVLSQWLSAATSAVAQLDQADVEVEAEPAEEEADELETDRDAFTPATSTVGRCVTVFESSYSFIDNRDVAETHSFPEILIRRGLSDRLELRFGWNYEVGGAGDLVSGNEGGEAPAGGELERESQLLYGFKASVTEQDNWLPRSALIVQGYSPTSGESNDTDLLATYTFGWELANRWRLDSSIHYLTEHTAEDALNLWAPSVVLRIPINERWHAHAEYFSINSQGADEEFNRAFLSPGMHCLVTENLELGARLGWGVTDDAPNFFSNVGVGWRF; this is encoded by the coding sequence ATGCGACGCGCACTTTTGACTATCGCAGTTGTGCTATCGCAGTGGCTAAGCGCCGCCACATCGGCTGTCGCGCAATTGGACCAGGCCGACGTCGAAGTCGAGGCCGAGCCAGCAGAGGAGGAAGCCGACGAGCTGGAAACCGACCGCGACGCCTTCACGCCCGCCACCAGCACGGTCGGGCGGTGCGTGACGGTCTTCGAGTCGTCGTATTCGTTCATCGACAATCGCGATGTCGCCGAAACGCACAGCTTTCCAGAAATCCTCATCCGCCGCGGCCTGAGCGATCGCCTCGAATTGCGGTTTGGCTGGAACTATGAAGTCGGCGGCGCAGGCGATCTCGTGTCTGGAAACGAGGGCGGCGAAGCGCCCGCCGGCGGTGAACTGGAGCGCGAATCGCAGCTCCTATATGGCTTCAAGGCCAGCGTCACCGAACAAGACAACTGGCTGCCGCGCAGCGCACTGATCGTGCAAGGCTATTCGCCCACCAGCGGCGAATCGAACGATACCGATCTCCTCGCGACCTATACGTTTGGCTGGGAGTTGGCGAATCGGTGGCGACTGGATTCTTCCATTCACTACCTGACAGAGCACACGGCCGAAGACGCCTTGAACCTCTGGGCGCCGTCGGTCGTACTCCGCATCCCCATCAACGAGCGCTGGCACGCCCACGCCGAATACTTCAGCATCAACTCGCAAGGCGCTGACGAGGAATTCAACCGCGCTTTCCTCAGCCCCGGCATGCATTGCCTGGTCACAGAAAACCTCGAACTCGGCGCCCGCCTCGGCTGGGGCGTGACCGACGACGCGCCAAACTTCTTCTCGAACGTGGGCGTCGGCTGGCGGTTCTAA
- a CDS encoding phosphoenolpyruvate hydrolase family protein — MNNPLARPAILARLRAKVARGEPILGAGAGTGISAKCEEAGGVDLIVIYNSGRFRMAGRGSLAGLMPYGNANQIVREMAPEVLTAVRHTPILAGVCGTDPFLLRDPFLRELKHLGFAGIQNFPTVGLIDGLFRENLEETGMGFDLEVELIAAARELDLLTTPYAFDPEQGRQLTEAGADIVVAHMGLTTKGTIGARTARSLDDCVRDVTAIATSCKQVRADVLVLCHGGPIAMPDDAQYVLERVPNIEGFYGASSMERLPTEVAITEQVREFSRLRLKR; from the coding sequence ATGAATAACCCACTCGCTCGCCCAGCCATTCTCGCTCGCCTCCGCGCCAAGGTTGCGCGCGGCGAGCCGATCCTGGGCGCAGGTGCTGGCACGGGCATCTCCGCCAAGTGCGAGGAAGCCGGCGGCGTCGATCTCATTGTGATCTACAACTCCGGTCGCTTCCGCATGGCCGGGCGCGGTTCGCTCGCCGGGCTCATGCCGTACGGCAACGCCAATCAGATCGTCCGCGAGATGGCCCCCGAAGTCCTCACGGCAGTGCGCCATACGCCGATCCTTGCCGGCGTCTGCGGGACCGATCCCTTTCTCTTGCGCGATCCCTTCCTCCGCGAGCTCAAGCACCTCGGCTTCGCCGGCATCCAAAATTTCCCCACCGTCGGTCTCATCGACGGCCTCTTCCGGGAGAACCTGGAAGAAACCGGCATGGGCTTCGATCTCGAAGTCGAACTCATCGCCGCGGCGCGCGAGCTTGATTTACTGACCACGCCGTACGCGTTCGATCCCGAGCAAGGCCGCCAGCTCACGGAAGCCGGCGCCGACATTGTCGTCGCCCACATGGGGCTCACGACCAAAGGGACGATCGGCGCCCGCACCGCGCGCTCGCTCGATGATTGCGTCCGCGACGTAACTGCGATCGCCACTTCCTGCAAGCAAGTCCGCGCCGACGTCCTCGTCCTCTGCCACGGCGGGCCGATCGCCATGCCGGACGACGCGCAATACGTTCTGGAACGCGTCCCCAACATCGAAGGCTTCTACGGCGCGAGTTCCATGGAACGCCTGCCGACGGAAGTGGCGATCACCGAGCAAGTCCGTGAATTCTCACGGCTGCGGCTGAAGCGCTAA
- a CDS encoding adenylate/guanylate cyclase domain-containing protein codes for MAYLIVQGPENEQRWRQTLAPGAAVTIGRSAGPWSVPWDDRISRRHVELLWQDDRLQVRMLPAARNPVFFRGREEQRFELKPGEHFVIGRTRFSLVNEPAVTALETPIPVEEQTFTAQYLQELRFRNPDHRIEVLSRLPQVIENAASDHELFVRLVNMLLSGIPRATAAAIVALEPAEAALELRQTRILYWDSRVAPGEAFQPSTALVRAAIERRQSVLHVWEPSRRASPQTFTASENYDWAFCTPVLGKPSGGWSVYVAGRFEPHTPRNTPTDGAEIKDDLKFAEMVGGALGSLRELKRLQRQKSSLGQFLSPAVLEALEVEDPDEALAPRETEVSVLFCDLRGFSRASEKSAQDLLGLLKRVSEALGVLTHHILSRGGVVGDFHGDAAMGFWGWPLPQPDAAARACAAALAIRKEYAAAALQPEHSLADFQVGIGLATGRAVAGKIGTFDQTKVTVFGPVVNLASRLEGMTKLLHAPILMDGPTADALRASVGPDVARFRRLALVRPYGLETPVMVTELLPPAAEYPQLTDAHLAAYERAVDALLAGRWTEALQHLQEVPAHDQAKDFLTVFIGQHNRIPPADWDGVIALKSKG; via the coding sequence ATGGCATACCTCATCGTTCAAGGGCCGGAAAACGAACAACGTTGGCGGCAGACGCTCGCGCCGGGCGCCGCCGTAACGATTGGACGATCGGCCGGTCCGTGGAGCGTTCCCTGGGACGACCGCATCTCGCGGCGGCACGTGGAGCTGCTTTGGCAAGACGATCGACTACAAGTGCGCATGCTGCCCGCGGCGCGCAACCCGGTGTTTTTCCGCGGCCGCGAGGAGCAACGTTTCGAACTGAAGCCGGGCGAGCATTTCGTGATCGGGAGGACGCGCTTCAGCCTGGTGAACGAGCCGGCGGTGACGGCGCTGGAAACGCCGATACCGGTTGAGGAGCAGACCTTTACCGCGCAGTATCTGCAAGAACTGCGGTTTCGCAACCCGGATCATCGCATTGAAGTGCTGAGCCGATTGCCGCAGGTGATTGAGAACGCGGCGAGCGATCACGAGTTGTTCGTCCGGCTCGTGAACATGTTGCTGAGCGGCATCCCACGCGCTACCGCCGCCGCGATCGTGGCCTTGGAACCTGCCGAAGCGGCGTTGGAATTGCGGCAGACGCGGATTCTGTATTGGGACAGCCGCGTTGCTCCCGGTGAGGCATTTCAGCCGAGCACGGCCCTGGTCCGAGCCGCAATCGAGCGCCGGCAAAGCGTGTTGCATGTCTGGGAACCCAGTCGCCGCGCATCGCCCCAGACATTCACGGCGAGCGAGAACTACGATTGGGCCTTTTGCACGCCAGTGCTGGGCAAGCCGAGCGGCGGCTGGTCGGTGTACGTGGCGGGTCGCTTCGAGCCCCATACGCCGCGCAACACACCGACCGATGGCGCGGAGATCAAGGACGATCTCAAGTTCGCCGAGATGGTCGGCGGCGCGCTCGGCTCTCTGCGCGAACTGAAACGCTTGCAACGCCAGAAATCGAGTCTCGGCCAGTTTCTTTCCCCCGCGGTATTGGAAGCGCTCGAGGTTGAAGACCCGGACGAGGCGCTCGCGCCGCGCGAGACCGAGGTCTCCGTGTTGTTCTGCGATCTGCGAGGCTTCTCACGCGCGTCGGAGAAATCAGCTCAGGACTTGCTCGGCTTACTTAAACGCGTCAGCGAGGCGCTCGGCGTACTGACGCATCACATTCTGTCGCGCGGCGGCGTCGTCGGCGATTTTCACGGCGACGCGGCGATGGGCTTCTGGGGTTGGCCGCTGCCGCAACCGGACGCCGCAGCGCGAGCCTGTGCCGCGGCGCTCGCGATTCGCAAGGAATACGCCGCGGCCGCGCTCCAGCCGGAGCATTCGCTGGCTGATTTTCAGGTGGGCATCGGCCTGGCCACCGGGCGCGCCGTGGCGGGCAAGATCGGCACATTTGATCAGACCAAGGTGACGGTCTTCGGGCCCGTCGTGAACCTCGCGTCGCGCCTGGAGGGCATGACCAAATTGCTGCACGCGCCGATTCTGATGGACGGCCCCACGGCCGATGCGCTGCGCGCTTCAGTAGGTCCGGACGTCGCGAGGTTCCGTCGCTTGGCGCTCGTGCGGCCCTACGGATTGGAAACACCGGTGATGGTGACGGAATTGCTGCCGCCGGCAGCGGAGTACCCGCAACTTACCGACGCGCATCTCGCGGCCTACGAACGCGCGGTGGATGCGCTCTTGGCGGGTCGCTGGACGGAAGCCTTACAGCACCTTCAAGAGGTGCCGGCGCACGATCAGGCGAAAGACTTCCTGACCGTCTTCATCGGCCAGCACAATCGCATTCCGCCAGCCGATTGGGACGGAGTGATCGCGCTGAAGAGCAAGGGGTAA
- a CDS encoding DUF4878 domain-containing protein — MRQRSVERSVGLRGVAVFVLMSLLYIPGCGDGPVDQLDTSTETGAINLVLTKLVDAAGSQRLTEELWVKSSIPKPADRAKFRNYNGFIATETLVEGDTAKVKVEVYGKDGTVVSTQDWVMSKADGTWRVQSAPLPAK, encoded by the coding sequence ATGCGGCAAAGGTCGGTCGAGCGGAGCGTTGGATTGCGCGGAGTGGCGGTGTTCGTCCTGATGTCACTCCTTTACATTCCCGGCTGCGGAGACGGCCCCGTAGACCAGTTGGACACGAGTACGGAGACCGGTGCCATCAATCTGGTGTTGACGAAATTAGTCGATGCCGCGGGCAGTCAGCGGCTGACCGAAGAGTTGTGGGTCAAGTCATCCATTCCCAAGCCCGCGGATCGCGCGAAATTCCGCAACTACAACGGCTTTATTGCCACGGAAACGCTGGTCGAAGGGGACACGGCGAAAGTCAAGGTCGAAGTCTACGGCAAGGATGGCACGGTCGTCTCGACGCAAGACTGGGTGATGAGCAAAGCCGATGGGACCTGGAGAGTCCAGTCCGCGCCGCTGCCCGCGAAGTGA